Proteins encoded together in one Nostoc sp. PCC 7524 window:
- a CDS encoding NACHT domain-containing protein: MTSKGLKASPEGIRAAKTALTDKTLSQQKLATALGITRQPVSKFFAGEPISRSCFVQICQQLGLSWQKVAALHEELASETTSQVKSQIVDLDVLVREVRQKRQDKIQDQCNTLQMLDIARAIPLEDIYTHVRVLEQITSQQWREISDLLSDYGCEFNFYRLGHSHHQQTLPGLEAVLRYPKLMVLGKPGSGKTTFLQHLAIECNQGQLQPHHVAVFIRLREFAEDAKGEQEFNLVNYISQEFHCCGIPEESTLAVLTQGRAMILLDGLDEVPLDHADQVIREIRKFTQAYYKNQFVISCRIAAHKYKFPGFTEVELADFNDQQIEVFVKNWFLAVASPTSNHGEAMSNLFVQQLNLSENLRLKELARTPILLHLLCLVFQVKAKFPCKLANLYEQGLNILLVRWDEVRGVKRDDFYSNLTLNNKKKLLAHLAANTFEQGDYFFKQEKIPKIIGDYLLRNSQGIGQFAQHPVGNVEKVGRQTLSPEFPNSLTIQQDTEDVLQGIEVQDGLLLERAQGIYSFSHLALQEYLTAKNIIENDQEAAWQSLIPYLSEERWQNVILLTVSMLTSADEIIRTMKNQIDTLVAGDEKIQNYLIWLHQKTNSVSIGYKPAAVRAFYLVCALPFAYTPNCRLEWDFLEHLTVNSELAVDQLLFNIIHCTNDLEVAFEHHLSDSHLVNHARALSINFEEAIDLVWNVDLRQEMQQLKQQLPSTEGNFHNFYAWWQNNSKNWVHQLKDSLINHRNIGYDWQFNQQQIELLYKYLYANKLLMNCLNIAANLPSGLKQKIEDDLFLAIAEIKP, from the coding sequence ATGACAAGCAAAGGATTGAAAGCCTCACCAGAAGGTATTAGAGCTGCAAAAACAGCTTTAACCGACAAAACCTTAAGTCAGCAAAAACTGGCAACTGCTTTAGGTATAACTCGCCAACCAGTATCCAAATTTTTTGCGGGTGAACCCATTTCTCGCAGTTGTTTTGTGCAAATTTGTCAACAGTTAGGACTTTCTTGGCAAAAAGTCGCAGCTTTACATGAAGAGTTAGCATCTGAGACTACTTCTCAAGTAAAGTCCCAGATAGTTGATCTGGATGTATTAGTACGAGAAGTGCGCCAAAAGCGCCAAGATAAAATTCAAGACCAGTGTAACACTCTGCAAATGTTAGATATTGCACGGGCAATACCACTTGAGGATATCTACACCCATGTCAGGGTTTTAGAACAGATCACCAGTCAACAATGGCGAGAGATTTCTGATTTGTTGTCAGACTATGGCTGTGAGTTTAATTTTTATCGTTTGGGACACAGCCACCATCAGCAAACATTACCAGGGTTAGAAGCAGTGTTACGCTACCCGAAGTTGATGGTGTTGGGTAAACCAGGATCTGGTAAAACCACATTTTTACAGCATTTGGCTATTGAATGTAACCAAGGCCAATTGCAACCTCATCATGTAGCGGTATTTATTAGATTGAGGGAATTTGCTGAAGACGCAAAAGGGGAACAAGAATTTAATCTTGTGAACTACATCAGCCAAGAATTTCACTGTTGTGGAATTCCAGAGGAATCAACGTTGGCTGTACTAACTCAAGGTAGAGCCATGATTTTACTTGATGGTTTAGATGAAGTGCCATTAGATCATGCAGATCAAGTTATTAGGGAGATTCGCAAATTTACTCAGGCTTATTACAAAAATCAGTTTGTGATTAGCTGTCGAATTGCCGCCCATAAATATAAATTTCCGGGATTTACTGAGGTCGAGTTGGCAGATTTTAATGACCAACAAATAGAAGTATTTGTGAAAAACTGGTTTTTAGCCGTTGCTTCTCCAACGAGCAATCATGGCGAAGCAATGAGTAATTTATTTGTGCAGCAACTGAATTTATCAGAAAATTTACGTCTCAAAGAATTGGCGAGAACACCAATATTATTACATCTGTTGTGTTTGGTATTTCAGGTTAAGGCTAAATTTCCATGTAAATTAGCTAACTTGTATGAGCAAGGATTAAATATTTTATTGGTTCGATGGGATGAAGTACGAGGTGTAAAGCGAGATGATTTTTATTCTAACTTGACATTAAATAATAAGAAAAAGTTACTTGCTCATCTTGCTGCTAACACTTTTGAGCAAGGAGATTACTTTTTTAAGCAAGAAAAAATTCCTAAAATCATAGGGGATTATTTATTAAGAAATTCACAGGGTATTGGGCAGTTCGCACAGCATCCAGTAGGGAACGTAGAGAAGGTAGGAAGGCAAACTCTTTCCCCTGAATTTCCCAACTCTCTGACGATACAACAAGATACTGAAGATGTTTTACAAGGTATTGAAGTGCAAGATGGTTTATTGTTAGAACGCGCCCAGGGAATATACTCATTTTCTCATTTAGCATTACAAGAGTATCTCACAGCAAAAAATATTATTGAAAATGACCAAGAAGCAGCTTGGCAATCATTAATTCCCTACTTGAGTGAGGAGCGTTGGCAGAATGTAATTTTGCTAACTGTGAGTATGTTAACAAGTGCTGATGAGATAATACGGACAATGAAAAACCAGATTGATACACTTGTAGCTGGGGATGAAAAAATCCAAAATTATCTAATTTGGCTGCATCAAAAAACAAATTCAGTTTCTATTGGCTATAAACCTGCTGCTGTTCGTGCTTTTTATTTAGTTTGTGCTTTGCCTTTTGCGTATACACCTAATTGCAGACTAGAATGGGATTTTTTAGAGCATCTAACGGTTAACTCTGAACTTGCTGTTGATCAGTTGCTGTTTAATATTATTCACTGTACTAATGATTTGGAAGTTGCCTTTGAGCATCATCTGAGCGATTCTCATCTGGTTAACCATGCTCGCGCCCTGAGTATTAATTTTGAAGAGGCAATTGATTTGGTATGGAATGTTGATTTAAGACAAGAGATGCAACAACTCAAACAACAATTACCTAGTACAGAAGGCAATTTTCATAATTTTTATGCTTGGTGGCAAAATAATAGTAAAAATTGGGTACATCAATTAAAGGATTCCCTAATTAATCATCGAAATATTGGTTATGACTGGCAATTTAATCAGCAACAAATAGAATTATTATACAAATATCTCTATGCTAATAAATTATTGATGAATTGTCTCAATATTGCTGCCAATCTTCCTTCTGGTTTGAAACAAAAAATAGAAGATGACTTATTTCTGGCGATCGCCGAAATCAAGCCTTAA
- a CDS encoding rhodanese-like domain-containing protein, with translation MDSNLLGGIIPSQPPIEPQSDVYALKSRLEWGEPAFTILDVRDRPVFNDGHIMGAMPMPMDELVERAAPSLDRSRDIYVYGATDEQTATAVKTLRSAGFEHVSELKGGLAAWKAIGGPTEGIIESKTPAGADDYNVVSRLQDFSETQHKDV, from the coding sequence ATGGATAGCAATCTACTAGGTGGTATTATTCCCTCACAACCGCCCATTGAGCCACAATCTGATGTTTATGCACTGAAGTCTCGTTTAGAATGGGGTGAACCTGCCTTTACCATACTAGATGTACGCGATCGCCCCGTTTTTAACGATGGTCATATTATGGGTGCAATGCCCATGCCAATGGATGAATTGGTAGAGCGCGCTGCACCATCTTTAGATAGAAGCCGTGATATTTATGTTTACGGTGCTACTGATGAACAAACCGCCACAGCCGTGAAAACGCTTCGTTCTGCCGGGTTTGAACACGTATCAGAACTCAAAGGTGGTTTAGCTGCATGGAAAGCAATTGGTGGCCCCACAGAAGGCATTATTGAATCTAAAACCCCAGCAGGTGCAGATGATTATAATGTAGTGTCTCGACTCCAAGATTTCTCGGAGACTCAACATAAAGATGTGTGA
- a CDS encoding ribonuclease H-like domain-containing protein: protein MTLQDFQVSDRDLSDAALTQYLASEAIAVDTETMGLLPQRDRLCLVQLCNPEGKVTAIRILKGQTQAPNLKTLLEATNVLKVFHFARFDVATLRYHLGIHVQPVFCTKIASKLARTYTNRHGLKDVVQELEKIELDKTAQSSDWGNAANLSEAQLSYAANDVRYLLSVQQKLTAMLEREERWQLAQECFQVLPTIVSLDLLQFKDLFEH from the coding sequence ATGACATTACAAGACTTTCAAGTGAGCGATCGCGACCTGAGTGACGCTGCTTTAACCCAGTACCTAGCATCCGAAGCGATCGCAGTCGATACTGAAACGATGGGGTTATTACCGCAGCGCGATCGCCTATGCTTAGTTCAGCTATGTAATCCCGAAGGTAAAGTGACTGCGATTCGCATCCTCAAAGGACAAACTCAAGCGCCAAATTTAAAAACACTGCTAGAGGCAACAAATGTCCTGAAAGTATTTCACTTTGCTCGTTTTGACGTTGCCACCTTGCGTTATCATCTGGGTATTCATGTCCAACCAGTGTTCTGCACCAAGATTGCCAGTAAGTTAGCCCGTACTTATACCAATCGTCACGGACTTAAAGATGTAGTACAAGAGTTAGAAAAGATAGAACTCGATAAAACTGCTCAAAGTTCCGATTGGGGTAACGCCGCTAACTTATCAGAAGCGCAATTAAGTTACGCCGCCAATGATGTGCGCTATTTACTCAGCGTTCAGCAAAAGTTAACCGCCATGCTAGAACGAGAAGAACGTTGGCAACTGGCGCAAGAATGCTTTCAAGTTCTACCAACAATTGTGTCTTTGGACTTATTACAATTCAAGGACTTATTTGAACATTAA
- a CDS encoding CAP domain-containing protein: MSRQTAFGIALSTLVFAGGLMAPPIPGHTSTNTTTNDQQLSQGSTQVASSTIFQTTALEKSVFEQINRYRAAKKLPKLTLNANITRQARIHSQNMARGKAPFSHQGFEQRVYAIPLRYKSAAENLAFNRGYSDPANQAVIGWIESPGHLKNIQGNYNLTGIGVATNQQGEVYLTQIFLRTR, encoded by the coding sequence ATGTCCCGACAAACTGCTTTTGGCATCGCTTTAAGTACGCTTGTCTTTGCTGGAGGATTAATGGCTCCTCCCATACCAGGCCATACTTCTACAAACACAACTACTAATGATCAGCAATTATCACAGGGTTCTACTCAGGTTGCTAGCTCGACGATTTTTCAAACTACTGCTTTAGAAAAATCAGTGTTTGAGCAGATTAATCGTTATCGAGCAGCAAAGAAACTGCCAAAGTTGACTTTGAATGCCAACATTACTCGACAAGCCAGAATCCACAGTCAGAATATGGCTAGAGGGAAAGCACCGTTTAGTCATCAGGGATTTGAGCAGCGAGTTTATGCTATTCCCCTTCGCTACAAGAGTGCGGCGGAAAATCTCGCTTTCAATCGGGGGTATAGTGATCCTGCAAATCAAGCTGTAATTGGTTGGATCGAAAGTCCTGGGCATTTGAAGAATATCCAAGGCAATTACAATCTCACAGGGATTGGTGTGGCGACAAATCAGCAAGGCGAAGTTTATCTCACACAAATTTTCCTGCGGACTCGGTAG
- a CDS encoding CAP domain-containing protein yields MIKTTLYSLALGSFVLASGASAVSLQSPSIQPKSSTTENHLAQYFPGQSFPGQYNRRPRRYNRPGQSSPQRPYNRGTSNPGYPGEQSNPGSSSGQSNPDSSLGQSNPGSSGRQSNSNTASIEQSVFDQINQYRASQNLPALTRNSAIDEQARIHSENMASGKVPFSHQGFNERVKASGVAHKSASENVAYNQDRDPATRAVQSWLNSSGHLRNIKGNSNITGIGVAVNGQGVVYLTQIFMKS; encoded by the coding sequence ATGATTAAAACAACACTCTACAGTCTTGCTTTAGGCAGTTTTGTTCTCGCCAGTGGAGCGAGTGCTGTTTCTCTACAATCTCCATCTATTCAGCCAAAGTCTTCAACAACAGAAAATCATCTAGCACAATATTTTCCGGGACAATCTTTTCCTGGACAATATAATCGTCGTCCCAGACGATACAATCGTCCAGGACAATCTTCTCCTCAAAGACCATATAATCGAGGAACATCAAATCCTGGCTATCCCGGTGAACAATCAAATCCCGGCTCTTCCAGTGGACAATCAAATCCCGACTCTTCCCTTGGACAATCAAATCCTGGCTCTTCCGGTAGACAATCCAACTCCAATACTGCTTCTATAGAACAGTCAGTTTTCGACCAAATTAACCAATACAGAGCTTCTCAAAACTTGCCAGCACTAACACGGAATTCTGCTATTGATGAGCAAGCCAGGATTCACAGTGAGAATATGGCTAGCGGTAAAGTTCCATTTAGCCATCAGGGATTTAATGAGCGAGTGAAAGCAAGTGGTGTGGCTCACAAATCAGCTAGCGAAAATGTTGCTTACAACCAAGATAGAGATCCTGCTACACGCGCTGTGCAAAGTTGGCTGAACAGTTCAGGACATTTAAGGAACATTAAAGGCAATTCCAACATCACCGGAATTGGTGTAGCAGTAAACGGTCAAGGTGTAGTTTACCTCACACAGATTTTCATGAAATCATAG
- the trpB gene encoding tryptophan synthase subunit beta: MTTTPLSPSSPSTTTVPDTQGRFGRFGGKYVPETLMPALAELEAAYQQYRHDPNFQAELQQLLKDYVGRATPLYFAERLTAHYARPDGTGAQIYLKREDLNHTGAHKINNALGQVLLAKRMGKQRIIAETGAGQHGVATATVCARFGLECVIYMGVHDMERQALNVFRMRLMGAEVRPVAAGTGTLKDATSEAIRDWVTNVETTHYILGSVAGPHPYPMMVRDFHAIIGQETRAQALEKWGGLPDILMACVGGGSNAMGLFHEFVHESSVRLIGVEAAGEGVNTEKHAATLTKGQVGVLHGAMSYLLQDEDGQVIEAHSISAGLDYPGVGPEHSYLKDMGRAEYYSVTDAEALAAFQRLSKLEGIIPALETSHAIAYLETLCPQLSGSPKIIINCSGRGDKDVQTVAKFLTHE, encoded by the coding sequence GTGACTACCACTCCCCTTTCTCCAAGTTCTCCCTCTACTACGACTGTTCCCGATACACAAGGACGCTTTGGACGCTTTGGCGGTAAGTACGTCCCGGAAACCTTAATGCCTGCTTTAGCAGAATTAGAAGCAGCTTATCAGCAATATCGCCATGACCCCAATTTTCAAGCAGAACTCCAACAATTACTTAAGGACTACGTAGGACGCGCCACACCGTTATATTTTGCTGAACGCTTGACTGCTCATTATGCTAGGCCAGATGGTACAGGGGCGCAAATTTACTTAAAGCGAGAAGACTTAAATCACACAGGCGCTCACAAAATTAATAACGCTCTTGGTCAGGTGTTATTGGCGAAGCGCATGGGTAAACAGCGTATCATTGCTGAAACTGGTGCTGGACAACATGGTGTAGCTACAGCCACAGTGTGCGCTCGCTTTGGGTTAGAATGTGTGATCTATATGGGCGTTCACGATATGGAACGTCAAGCGTTGAATGTATTTAGAATGCGGCTAATGGGTGCGGAAGTTCGTCCAGTAGCAGCAGGTACAGGTACGCTTAAAGATGCCACATCTGAGGCTATCCGGGACTGGGTGACAAATGTCGAAACAACTCACTATATTCTGGGTTCGGTAGCTGGCCCCCATCCATACCCGATGATGGTACGTGATTTCCATGCAATCATCGGTCAAGAAACTCGCGCTCAAGCTTTAGAAAAGTGGGGCGGTTTACCCGATATTCTCATGGCTTGTGTGGGTGGTGGTTCTAATGCGATGGGATTATTCCACGAGTTTGTCCATGAGTCATCTGTCAGATTGATTGGGGTGGAAGCAGCCGGAGAAGGTGTTAATACAGAAAAACACGCTGCTACCTTGACAAAAGGACAAGTTGGTGTACTACACGGAGCAATGAGTTATCTGTTGCAAGATGAAGATGGACAGGTGATTGAGGCGCACTCAATTAGTGCGGGGTTAGATTATCCTGGTGTCGGCCCGGAACATAGTTATTTAAAAGATATGGGTCGTGCTGAATATTACAGTGTCACAGATGCAGAAGCTTTGGCAGCATTCCAGCGATTATCTAAGTTGGAAGGGATTATCCCAGCTTTAGAAACATCTCATGCGATCGCTTACTTGGAAACCCTCTGTCCTCAACTGAGCGGTAGTCCCAAGATTATCATTAACTGCTCTGGACGTGGCGACAAAGATGTACAAACTGTGGCTAAATTTTTAACCCACGAATAA
- a CDS encoding translation initiation factor: MSSSNSNSSDKRFAYREFGNDNSAATERATPELPPKQQNLRVQATRTGRKGKTVTVITGFQAKPETLADLVKKLKTQCGTGGTVKDNEIEIQGDHKQKILEILTQLGYKAKISGG, translated from the coding sequence ATGTCTTCTTCCAATTCCAATTCATCTGACAAGCGTTTCGCTTACCGCGAGTTTGGTAACGACAACTCCGCCGCCACAGAAAGAGCAACTCCAGAATTACCTCCAAAACAACAAAATCTGAGAGTCCAAGCTACCCGTACTGGGCGCAAAGGTAAAACTGTGACGGTAATTACTGGTTTTCAAGCCAAGCCAGAAACCTTGGCAGATTTAGTGAAGAAGTTGAAAACTCAGTGTGGTACAGGTGGTACAGTCAAAGATAATGAGATTGAAATTCAAGGCGATCACAAACAAAAAATTTTGGAAATCTTAACTCAGTTGGGTTACAAAGCTAAAATTAGTGGTGGCTAG
- a CDS encoding YqaE/Pmp3 family membrane protein: MDLVRILCAIFFPPLGVFLQVGIGKDFWINILLTFLGYIPGIVHAVWVIARK; encoded by the coding sequence ATGGATTTAGTGCGGATTTTATGTGCGATTTTCTTTCCACCTTTGGGAGTCTTTTTGCAAGTAGGAATAGGCAAAGATTTTTGGATTAATATCCTGTTGACATTCTTGGGTTATATCCCTGGAATTGTTCATGCTGTGTGGGTAATTGCGAGAAAATAA
- a CDS encoding class I SAM-dependent methyltransferase → MGFYSQLIAPRLIDVAMSRPLFSQYRREILADVTGEVLEIGFGSGINLSYYPKHLQKLTTVDANPGMNALAQKRIASSNIQVDNRVLNGENLPMPDHTFDSVVSTFCLCSITNVSQALQEIHRVLKPGGKFFFLEHGLSDEPNIQVWQNRLNPINKVIGDGCNINRDIKQLVATKFESLTVEQFYAPKTPKIGGYFYKGIATK, encoded by the coding sequence ATGGGTTTCTATTCACAGCTTATTGCTCCACGACTAATCGATGTTGCAATGTCTCGACCCCTATTTTCTCAATATCGTCGGGAAATTTTAGCCGATGTTACCGGAGAAGTTCTAGAAATTGGCTTTGGTTCTGGAATCAACCTTTCTTACTATCCAAAGCATCTACAAAAACTGACTACAGTTGATGCCAATCCAGGGATGAATGCACTAGCTCAAAAACGGATTGCATCCTCGAATATTCAAGTCGATAATCGAGTTCTCAATGGTGAGAATTTACCAATGCCTGATCACACCTTCGATAGTGTAGTCAGTACCTTCTGTTTGTGCAGTATTACTAATGTCTCCCAGGCACTCCAAGAAATTCATCGGGTTTTGAAACCTGGTGGTAAGTTCTTTTTTCTGGAACATGGATTGAGTGATGAGCCAAATATTCAAGTTTGGCAGAATCGCCTCAACCCTATCAATAAAGTTATTGGTGATGGTTGTAATATCAACCGCGACATCAAACAGCTAGTTGCAACCAAGTTTGAGAGTTTAACTGTTGAGCAATTTTACGCACCAAAAACCCCAAAAATAGGTGGATATTTTTACAAAGGTATTGCTACCAAGTAG
- a CDS encoding AGE family epimerase/isomerase: MGHNFSALAALYKNTLLNNVLPFWETHSLDWEQGGYFTCLNREGQVYDTDKFIWLQNRQVWTFSMLCNQLENRENWLKIASNGAKFLAKHGRDAEGNWYFALTCTGQPLVQPYNIFSDCFAAMAFSQYALASGEEWAKDVAMQAYNNVLRRKDNPKGKYTKTYPGTRPMKALAVPMILANLTLEMAWLLPEETLESVLAATVEEVMTDFLDQERGLMYENVTPDGSHIDCFDGRLINPGHGIEAMWFIMDIANRKNDSKTINQAVDVVLNILNVAWDDEYGGLYYFMDADGHPPQQLEWDQKLWWVHLETLVALAMGYRLTGRGECWEWYQKMHDYSWTHFADSEYGEWFGYLNRRGEVLLNLKGGKWKGCFHVPRAMYLCWQQFEMLRVLNDY; this comes from the coding sequence ATGGGACACAACTTTTCAGCACTGGCAGCACTTTATAAAAATACCCTTCTCAACAACGTACTCCCATTTTGGGAAACACATTCCCTTGACTGGGAACAAGGCGGCTACTTCACCTGCTTGAATCGGGAAGGCCAGGTTTATGACACCGACAAATTTATCTGGTTGCAGAACCGCCAAGTCTGGACTTTTTCCATGCTGTGCAACCAATTAGAAAACCGCGAAAATTGGTTAAAAATCGCCAGTAATGGGGCTAAATTTCTTGCCAAACACGGCAGAGATGCTGAAGGTAACTGGTACTTTGCCCTCACCTGTACAGGACAACCATTAGTCCAACCCTACAATATATTTTCTGATTGCTTTGCCGCCATGGCATTTAGCCAGTATGCTTTAGCCTCTGGTGAAGAATGGGCCAAGGACGTAGCAATGCAAGCATATAACAACGTTCTGCGCCGCAAAGACAATCCTAAAGGCAAGTATACAAAAACATATCCCGGTACACGTCCCATGAAAGCCTTAGCCGTACCGATGATTTTAGCCAACCTCACCCTAGAAATGGCCTGGCTACTACCTGAAGAAACCTTAGAAAGCGTCTTAGCTGCCACTGTTGAGGAAGTTATGACCGATTTTCTCGATCAGGAACGGGGATTAATGTATGAAAATGTTACCCCTGATGGTTCTCACATTGATTGTTTTGATGGCCGGTTAATTAACCCTGGCCACGGTATCGAAGCCATGTGGTTCATCATGGATATCGCTAACCGCAAAAACGACAGCAAAACCATTAACCAAGCTGTTGATGTGGTGTTAAATATCCTCAATGTTGCTTGGGATGATGAATATGGCGGCTTGTACTACTTTATGGATGCAGACGGCCATCCCCCGCAGCAATTGGAATGGGATCAAAAACTGTGGTGGGTGCATTTAGAGACTTTAGTAGCCTTAGCAATGGGTTATCGCCTCACAGGTAGGGGCGAATGTTGGGAATGGTATCAAAAAATGCACGATTATTCCTGGACACACTTTGCTGATTCTGAATACGGTGAGTGGTTTGGCTATCTGAATCGTCGCGGAGAAGTATTATTAAATCTCAAAGGCGGTAAATGGAAAGGATGTTTTCATGTTCCCCGTGCCATGTACCTGTGTTGGCAACAGTTTGAGATGTTGAGAGTGTTGAATGACTATTGA
- a CDS encoding HAD-IIB family hydrolase gives MSQSSGLYILLVSVHGLIRGHNLELGRDADTGGQTKYVVELASTLAKHPQVDRVDLVTRLVQDPKVSTDYAQPVEVLSDKAQIIRLACGPRRYLRKEVLWPYLDTFADELLRHIRKVGRIPNVIHTHYADAGYVGSRVAGWLGTPLVHTGHSLGRVKLQRLLEHGTKQEAIEENFHISTRIEAEEITLGGAALVIASTHQEVEEQYSIYDRYQPQRMVVIPPGVTLERFYPAPDNWPNPPIQKQLDRFLQYPHKPMITAISRPAIRKNVSRLVKAYGEDPELRKLANLVIVLGNRDDITTMESSPRQVLLEILQLIDRYDLYGHIAYPKHHTSDDVPDLYRMTAKTKGVFINPALTEPFGLTLIEATACGVPIVATSDGGPQDIIAACQNGLLVNPLNIQDIQNALRRTLTDPEQWQTWSSNGLTNVRKHFSWESHVEQYLEKVRLFPQQKVQSLLSPLGTSPGAEHPDWNIPKTNRLPTADRFLVTEIDNTLLGDREALEKLIQRIRNEGHTTGVGIATGRSLKSTLSMLEEWRFPMPDLLITSTGSEIYYGPQIVTDTSWQKHISYNWQPQAIRNAMERIPGVELQPPDAQSKFKISYFVDPSQAPSFREIVRHLRRQQLPVKGIYSHNMYLDLLPIRASKGDALRYIALKWGLPVRRFLVAGASGNDETMLTGNTLAVVVGNYSKEIQKLRGYSQIYFAQGNYAWGILEALDHYDFFGNLSPTQPEMALV, from the coding sequence ATGTCACAAAGCTCAGGGTTGTATATTTTACTGGTCAGCGTTCATGGCCTGATTAGGGGCCATAATTTAGAATTAGGACGAGATGCTGACACGGGTGGACAAACAAAATATGTAGTCGAACTCGCCTCTACATTAGCTAAACATCCACAAGTAGACAGAGTTGACTTAGTAACTCGCTTAGTACAAGATCCAAAAGTCAGCACTGACTACGCTCAACCAGTAGAAGTGCTTTCAGATAAAGCCCAAATTATTCGCTTGGCTTGTGGCCCTCGTCGTTACCTCCGCAAAGAAGTTCTCTGGCCGTATTTAGATACTTTTGCAGATGAATTGCTCAGACACATTCGCAAGGTCGGTAGAATACCGAATGTGATTCATACACATTATGCTGACGCTGGCTATGTGGGTAGTCGTGTTGCTGGTTGGTTAGGTACACCTCTTGTACATACAGGCCATTCCCTCGGACGGGTAAAGTTACAACGATTACTAGAGCATGGCACTAAACAAGAAGCTATTGAAGAAAACTTTCATATCAGTACACGTATCGAAGCTGAAGAAATCACCCTTGGCGGTGCAGCCTTAGTCATCGCCAGTACCCATCAAGAAGTTGAAGAACAATACAGCATTTATGACCGCTATCAACCCCAAAGGATGGTGGTGATTCCACCTGGTGTGACTTTGGAGCGTTTTTACCCAGCACCTGATAATTGGCCAAATCCACCTATTCAAAAGCAATTAGATAGATTTCTTCAATATCCGCACAAGCCCATGATTACGGCGATTTCTCGTCCGGCTATTCGTAAGAATGTGAGCCGTCTTGTCAAAGCCTATGGTGAAGATCCAGAACTTCGGAAACTGGCTAACTTGGTGATTGTACTAGGAAACCGAGATGACATCACCACGATGGAATCAAGCCCACGCCAAGTATTGCTAGAAATCTTGCAATTAATCGATCGCTATGATCTGTATGGTCATATTGCCTATCCTAAACACCATACATCTGACGATGTACCTGATTTATATCGAATGACAGCAAAAACCAAAGGAGTCTTTATTAATCCAGCCCTCACCGAACCCTTTGGACTGACTTTAATTGAGGCTACAGCTTGTGGTGTACCGATTGTTGCTACCTCTGACGGTGGTCCACAGGATATTATCGCCGCTTGTCAAAATGGATTGTTGGTTAATCCCCTAAATATTCAAGATATCCAGAATGCACTGCGAAGGACATTAACCGATCCTGAACAATGGCAAACCTGGTCTAGCAATGGCTTAACAAATGTCCGCAAACATTTCTCATGGGAGAGTCATGTAGAGCAATATTTAGAGAAAGTACGCCTATTTCCGCAACAAAAAGTGCAATCTCTACTAAGTCCTTTGGGAACATCTCCAGGTGCGGAACATCCAGACTGGAATATACCTAAGACTAACCGCCTACCTACAGCAGATCGCTTCTTGGTGACAGAAATTGATAATACACTGTTAGGCGATCGCGAAGCCTTAGAAAAATTGATTCAGCGCATCCGTAACGAAGGACACACCACAGGTGTTGGTATTGCTACAGGTCGCAGTCTCAAAAGCACCTTGAGTATGTTGGAAGAATGGCGATTTCCGATGCCAGATTTGCTCATCACTTCCACTGGTAGCGAAATCTACTATGGACCTCAGATTGTCACAGATACGAGTTGGCAAAAACACATTAGTTACAATTGGCAACCGCAGGCAATTCGGAATGCAATGGAACGTATCCCTGGGGTAGAATTGCAACCACCAGATGCTCAAAGCAAGTTTAAAATTAGCTACTTTGTAGATCCTAGCCAAGCGCCAAGCTTCCGGGAAATAGTCCGGCATTTGCGTCGCCAGCAACTTCCTGTCAAGGGCATTTACAGCCATAATATGTATCTTGACTTGTTGCCAATTCGCGCTTCTAAGGGTGATGCCCTGCGTTATATTGCTTTGAAATGGGGATTACCCGTCAGGCGGTTCTTAGTAGCAGGGGCATCAGGCAACGATGAAACAATGCTAACTGGTAATACATTAGCTGTGGTTGTAGGTAATTACAGTAAAGAAATCCAAAAATTGCGGGGTTATTCCCAGATTTACTTTGCCCAAGGCAACTATGCCTGGGGAATTTTAGAAGCTTTAGATCATTACGACTTTTTCGGTAATCTGTCTCCCACACAGCCAGAAATGGCATTAGTGTAA